A region of the Mycoplasma capricolum subsp. capricolum ATCC 27343 genome:
AAAAATTGATTATATTGTTTTATTAAAAAAGAATCATTAACAAGTAAAGTGATTTTTTTAAATAAATTAGAAAAATCAATAAAATCTGTTTTAATTTCAATTAAATCTTTTTCAGCTAATATTTCTAATTCATTTTCAATTTCAACACTAGATAAATTTAAATAATTAGCTAGTAAATTAGGAGTTGTCATTTTTCTAGTTTGATCATTTAAATACATTATCATTAAAATAATTAAAGCTTGATTATCAGTTAAATTTAGTTTTTTATAATATTCTAATAATAACTTTTTTTTAGAAACAATTCCTTTTTCTAATAATTCAAAAATCATAAAAATTTCCTTTATAAATGTTAATAAAAAGGTTGCTTTGCAACCTTTTTATAATTATTACATTAATGATTCTTTAAGTTGTTTAGCTGGTTTAAATCTTGCTGATCTAGAAGCTGGAATAATTATTTTTTCACCAGTTGATGGGTTAACTCCTTCTCTAGATGATCTTTCAGAAATAACAAATTTTCCAAATCCTGCAACTGATACTTCTTTTCCTTCAATTAAGTGTTTTGAAATTGTTTGAAAGATTCTATTAACAACTTTTTCAGCATCAACTTTAGAAATATTTTCATTAATAATGATTTCTTCAATTAATTCTTTTTTAGTCATATTAAACTACTTCTCTTTTCTACTTTTCAACTTAAACCAGTCAAACACCTTTAAATGAATGGTTTAAAAGCGCTATTGGTCTAATGTTATTATATAAAATTTTATATAGCGTGTTAATAAATTCATTATGAATTTCATATTTATCACATAGTAGATAAGCAATTCTAACAACTTGAATTTGATCTATTGTTAAATTATTTTTTTTAAGTGCTTTTGTAAGATTATTTAGCTTAACAATATCAATTCCTAATAAAAAATATTTATTATTTGTATCTAAAACATTTTCTATTAAATTAGCTAAAGTTGCAAAATTAAAAAATGTTTCTAATTTAGCATTATAGTTTTTAGCTATTTGATAAATTAAATTAATAATAACAGTAATTAGTGAAGCTTTAGTATTACTTTCAGCACCAAGACCTTCTAAAATACCTAATGAAAGATTAATCAAATCTATAAAATAAACTACTAATTGACTTGTAGTCAAATCATTATTTGAATAACATAAAAAATACTCATTTGAAAATATTTTAACTAATTGTTCACAAATAATTAAATTTTTTGAAATGATCATAGCTGTTGTTGGTTTTTTTAAAATAATTTGACTAGGGTTATTTGGTCCATATAAACAAACAAATTCTTTTAATAAATTAGTTTTACTAAATTGATTAATAATTAAATTTGATAATAAATCTAAATTATTTTCATCAAAACCTTTAATAGTACTAATTAAAATAATTTCATTTTTTAAATACTTTTTAATTTGGTTAATAGTTAAAAGTAATTGTTCATTTAAAATAGTTAAAATTAAAATTTCAACATTTTCTAAACTAGCAACTAAATCAGTTGTAGCAACAATTTTATTATTAATTTTTAATTGATTTGAAATATTATAGCTATGATTAAAATTAATATTATTAACATCTAATTCATTTTCAGAATAAATAATTACATTATGATGATTGTCAGTTAAAATGTTAGCTAAAGCAATACTATAAGCATTAGATCCAATAATAGTAATATTTTTTTTCATATTATTTTCTTTCTCTAAAAATTAAATTAATAGGAATACTATCAAATCCAAAACTAAATCTAATTTGATTTTCTAAAAATCTTTTATATGAAAAGTGTAAATAATTTGGATTATTACAAAATAAAACAAATGTTGGAATATAAGCTTGAACTTGACTAGCATAATAAATTTTTAATCTATTTCCGTTAAATTCAGGAGCTGGATTAATTAATTGAGCTTTATTTAAAACTTCATTTAATACATATGTTTTAACTTTAACTGATAAGCTTTGTTTAATTTCATCAATTAAATCTAAAATTTTAGTAACTCTAGTTTTGTCAAGTGCTGAAATAAAAATGATTTTTGCATAAGAAAGATATTTGAAATATGCCCTAATTTCTTCTTCTTTTTTTAGAATTTGTTCTTGTTTATTTTTAATTAGATCTCACTTATTTACAACAATAATTACAGGTTTTTTTTCATCATAAATTAATCCACCAATATTAGTATCTTGATCTGTTATTGGTTTTGTTGCATCAATCATTAATAAGACAATATCACTATTAGCAATTGCAGATAATGATCTTAAATAACTATATTTTTCAACAGTTTGACCTAATTTTGATTTTTTTCTAATTCCTGCTGTATCAATTACTATATATTTCTTTTTATTATAAGAAAAACTAATGTCAACAGCATCTAAAGTAGTTCCTTCAATTTCACTAACTATCATTCTATTTTCATTAACTAAAGAATTTACTAAACTTGATTTACCAACATTTGGTTTTCCAATAATTGCTATTTTAGTTGAATCATCTTTTAACTCTACATCATTTTTAGAAATATAAGAAATTACTTTGTCTAATAAATCTCCAATTCCAATTCCATGAGTTGAAGAAATAAAATATAAATCACTAAATCCTAAATTCATAAATTCATAGTTATGTTCATCAATAGTTTTTTTATCATATTTATTAATTGCTAAAATTACTGGTTTTTTAGATTTGTGTAAAATTTTAGCAATTATTTTGTCATCTTTATCTAATCTATTTAAAAAATCAACAACAAAAATAATAACATCAGCTTGTTCTATTGCAATTTGAGTTTGTATTTGAATTTCATTTGAAAACAATTGTTGATCAACACTTATTCCACCAGTGTCAATTAAAATAAATTCTCTAGTTAATCACTCAGCATTACTATAGATTCTATCTCTTGTAACTCCTGGTTTATTATCAACTATAGATTTTTTTTCTTTAATAATTCTGTTAAATAAACTTGATTT
Encoded here:
- a CDS encoding DnaD family protein — its product is MIFELLEKGIVSKKKLLLEYYKKLNLTDNQALIILMIMYLNDQTRKMTTPNLLANYLNLSSVEIENELEILAEKDLIEIKTDFIDFSNLFKKITLLVNDSFLIKQYNQFFINLEKNLLFILTQDQKLKIIKLLQTNIKEEQLLQITNNKKISDFNFLLKEIEKYLNSNQLILFDWLND
- a CDS encoding HU family DNA-binding protein, which translates into the protein MTKKELIEEIIINENISKVDAEKVVNRIFQTISKHLIEGKEVSVAGFGKFVISERSSREGVNPSTGEKIIIPASRSARFKPAKQLKESLM
- the der gene encoding ribosome biogenesis GTPase Der, with the translated sequence MKKKIVAIVGKPNVGKSSLFNRIIKEKKSIVDNKPGVTRDRIYSNAEWLTREFILIDTGGISVDQQLFSNEIQIQTQIAIEQADVIIFVVDFLNRLDKDDKIIAKILHKSKKPVILAINKYDKKTIDEHNYEFMNLGFSDLYFISSTHGIGIGDLLDKVISYISKNDVELKDDSTKIAIIGKPNVGKSSLVNSLVNENRMIVSEIEGTTLDAVDISFSYNKKKYIVIDTAGIRKKSKLGQTVEKYSYLRSLSAIANSDIVLLMIDATKPITDQDTNIGGLIYDEKKPVIIVVNKWDLIKNKQEQILKKEEEIRAYFKYLSYAKIIFISALDKTRVTKILDLIDEIKQSLSVKVKTYVLNEVLNKAQLINPAPEFNGNRLKIYYASQVQAYIPTFVLFCNNPNYLHFSYKRFLENQIRFSFGFDSIPINLIFRERK
- a CDS encoding glycerol-3-phosphate dehydrogenase; this translates as MKKNITIIGSNAYSIALANILTDNHHNVIIYSENELDVNNINFNHSYNISNQLKINNKIVATTDLVASLENVEILILTILNEQLLLTINQIKKYLKNEIILISTIKGFDENNLDLLSNLIINQFSKTNLLKEFVCLYGPNNPSQIILKKPTTAMIISKNLIICEQLVKIFSNEYFLCYSNNDLTTSQLVVYFIDLINLSLGILEGLGAESNTKASLITVIINLIYQIAKNYNAKLETFFNFATLANLIENVLDTNNKYFLLGIDIVKLNNLTKALKKNNLTIDQIQVVRIAYLLCDKYEIHNEFINTLYKILYNNIRPIALLNHSFKGVWLV